A genomic stretch from Dyella sp. M7H15-1 includes:
- a CDS encoding amino acid permease has translation MTDETSNTYLRQLGVWDSAAIVIGGVIGAGIFRTPATVAERTASGLPLLALWAIGGLLTLAGVLCYAELGARRPQAGGIYIYLREAFGPLPAFLFGWTMALINYPGSVAAVATTFADYFCRAGGLPIWWVKPVAIGAIVFIVGVNLFGIRAGAWMQNLFTLLKLAAVVMLLVVGLALSHGHLGGVLAVDTTHEVPSGAWVGALLPVLFTYGGFHYLNDMAGEVRDPQRTLPRALTLGLIGVVVCYLLVNMAYLIGLGHVGLAASKAPAADLMSHIFGLRGVTIMAIGIACSTFGYCSIAIAGGARVLQTMGADGMFFHSVGHIESRWHAPRVALAALGGWAIVLILTGSFGQLLDYTTVGEWLGHAFGIATLFWYRRRFANQPVPYRVPLYPLLPFLFVATVLGVIIATVIHSPWDAGMSVVIIAIGVPVYALWRRSQVTSRR, from the coding sequence ATGACCGACGAAACCTCCAATACCTACCTGCGGCAGCTTGGCGTCTGGGATAGCGCGGCTATTGTCATCGGCGGGGTGATCGGTGCGGGCATCTTCCGCACGCCAGCTACCGTGGCCGAACGCACAGCATCCGGTCTGCCCTTGCTGGCGTTATGGGCCATCGGTGGCCTGCTCACCCTGGCAGGTGTGCTTTGCTACGCCGAACTCGGTGCGCGGCGACCGCAGGCGGGGGGCATCTATATCTACCTGCGTGAAGCCTTCGGGCCGCTGCCGGCGTTCCTGTTCGGCTGGACCATGGCGCTGATCAATTACCCGGGCAGCGTGGCGGCGGTGGCAACCACGTTTGCCGACTACTTCTGCCGTGCCGGCGGATTGCCGATCTGGTGGGTAAAGCCAGTGGCGATAGGGGCCATTGTCTTTATCGTTGGTGTCAATCTGTTCGGTATTCGTGCGGGCGCCTGGATGCAGAACCTGTTCACCCTGCTCAAGCTGGCCGCCGTGGTGATGTTGCTGGTCGTCGGGCTGGCGCTCTCACACGGACATCTCGGCGGCGTGTTGGCCGTGGACACCACGCATGAGGTTCCTAGCGGCGCATGGGTGGGTGCTTTGCTGCCAGTACTGTTTACCTATGGTGGTTTTCATTACCTCAATGACATGGCCGGCGAAGTGCGTGACCCGCAACGCACCTTGCCGCGTGCACTGACGCTGGGTTTGATCGGTGTGGTGGTGTGCTATCTGCTGGTGAACATGGCATACCTGATCGGTCTCGGACACGTCGGGCTGGCAGCGAGCAAGGCGCCTGCTGCCGATCTGATGAGTCATATCTTCGGCCTGCGCGGCGTAACTATCATGGCTATCGGTATCGCTTGCTCGACCTTTGGCTATTGCAGCATTGCGATTGCTGGCGGTGCGCGTGTGCTGCAGACGATGGGTGCGGATGGCATGTTCTTCCATTCGGTAGGACATATCGAGTCGCGCTGGCATGCGCCGCGGGTGGCGCTGGCGGCGCTGGGCGGCTGGGCCATTGTGCTGATTCTTACCGGCAGCTTCGGCCAACTGCTGGACTACACTACCGTAGGCGAATGGCTAGGACATGCCTTCGGCATTGCCACCCTGTTCTGGTATCGGCGCCGTTTTGCCAATCAGCCTGTGCCGTATCGGGTGCCGTTGTATCCGCTGCTGCCGTTCCTGTTTGTGGCCACGGTATTGGGCGTGATCATCGCGACGGTGATCCATTCACCATGGGATGCGGGCATGAGCGTGGTGATCATCGCCATCGGCGTGCCGGTGTATGCGCTCTGGCGGCGTTCGCAGGTGACTTCGCGTCGCTGA
- a CDS encoding energy transducer TonB — translation MDTRNSCYSRARGAIKPITIAILAIIAGLAILSWIFIIKPHEDIVGNDAGSHPSTPVTTGPQAVPPVNVEAMSLNDLLAEARKAMNQQRVISPAGNNAFEFYLKVLQKQPGNQTAADALRETFPFAASNVEQVINQRDFNEAEREIDLLAKVDPTNYTLTILRSKLDAQRKTLDEEQQKQLDQQRQADLAAQKAIADKVAADKTTAADKAAADKAAAAQAALLAQQEKAKEDEEAKVKAAANQVVSANHASAGGGETRDPIPISIIRPRYPAIALRNSQEGWVDVQYTVNADGSVSNVTVVSAEPRHVFDSAAIDALRRAKFSPAMHDGTAVAAQQQKRIEFKLSDSQ, via the coding sequence ATGGATACCCGAAACAGTTGTTATTCGCGCGCGCGGGGGGCTATCAAGCCCATCACCATCGCCATTCTCGCCATCATTGCGGGCTTGGCCATCCTTTCCTGGATCTTCATCATCAAGCCTCACGAAGACATCGTGGGCAATGATGCAGGTAGTCATCCGTCCACGCCAGTTACGACTGGCCCACAAGCGGTGCCGCCGGTAAACGTGGAGGCGATGAGCCTTAATGATTTGCTTGCCGAGGCGCGTAAGGCCATGAACCAGCAGCGTGTGATTTCCCCGGCCGGCAACAATGCCTTCGAGTTCTACCTGAAGGTGTTGCAGAAGCAGCCCGGCAATCAGACCGCCGCGGATGCCCTGCGCGAAACCTTCCCGTTCGCCGCCAGCAACGTCGAGCAAGTGATTAACCAACGTGACTTCAATGAAGCCGAGCGCGAGATTGACCTGCTCGCGAAGGTCGATCCCACTAATTACACATTAACCATCCTGCGCTCCAAGCTGGATGCGCAGCGAAAGACACTGGACGAAGAGCAGCAAAAGCAGCTTGACCAGCAGCGTCAGGCTGATCTCGCTGCGCAGAAAGCCATCGCCGATAAGGTCGCTGCGGACAAGACGACGGCAGCCGACAAGGCTGCGGCAGATAAAGCCGCGGCGGCGCAAGCAGCACTGCTTGCCCAGCAGGAGAAGGCCAAGGAAGACGAAGAGGCCAAGGTGAAGGCTGCTGCAAACCAGGTAGTCAGCGCGAACCATGCATCTGCAGGCGGTGGCGAAACACGCGACCCCATTCCGATCTCCATCATTCGTCCGCGCTATCCGGCCATCGCGCTACGTAACAGCCAGGAAGGCTGGGTGGATGTGCAGTACACGGTCAACGCCGATGGCAGTGTGAGCAACGTCACCGTGGTGAGCGCCGAGCCGCGGCACGTTTTCGACAGCGCGGCTATCGATGCCCTACGCCGCGCCAAGTTCTCTCCGGCTATGCACGACGGCACAGCCGTTGCCGCGCAACAGCAGAAGCGTATCGAGTTCAAGCTTAGCGACTCGCAATAA
- the rpsI gene encoding 30S ribosomal protein S9 — MSIQQNYGTGRRKTSAARVFLRKGTGAIEVNGKTLDQFFGRETSRMIVRQPLELTQNTDKFDIKVTVAGGGITGQAGAIRLGIARALIEYDDGLKTQLRKAGFVTRDAREVERKKVGLHKARRATQFSKR, encoded by the coding sequence ATGTCGATTCAGCAGAATTACGGCACTGGCCGTCGTAAGACCTCCGCAGCTCGCGTGTTCCTGCGCAAGGGCACCGGCGCCATCGAAGTGAACGGCAAGACCCTGGATCAGTTCTTCGGCCGCGAAACCTCTCGCATGATCGTGCGCCAGCCGTTGGAACTGACCCAGAACACCGACAAGTTCGATATCAAAGTCACTGTTGCCGGTGGCGGCATCACCGGCCAGGCCGGCGCGATCCGTCTGGGCATCGCCCGCGCCCTGATCGAGTACGACGATGGCTTGAAGACCCAGCTGCGCAAGGCTGGCTTCGTGACCCGCGACGCTCGTGAAGTCGAGCGTAAGAAGGTTGGTCTGCACAAAGCCCGTCGCGCTACCCAGTTCTCGAAGCGCTAA
- the gcvH gene encoding glycine cleavage system protein GcvH, with amino-acid sequence MSASEIPGDLKFLKSHEWARVEDNGLIRVGISNHAQEQLGDLVYVELPEIGAEVKAGTSVSTVESVKAASEIYSPVSGEVIEVNEKLSDKPETINEDAYGAGWLFVVKASDRGELDKLLSADDYAELIEH; translated from the coding sequence ATGAGCGCGAGCGAGATTCCCGGCGATCTGAAATTCCTCAAGTCCCACGAGTGGGCCCGTGTCGAAGACAACGGCCTGATTCGTGTGGGTATCTCCAACCATGCACAAGAGCAGCTCGGTGACCTGGTTTACGTGGAGCTGCCGGAAATCGGTGCTGAAGTGAAAGCGGGTACCAGTGTTTCGACGGTGGAGTCGGTCAAGGCTGCTTCGGAAATCTATTCCCCGGTTTCTGGCGAAGTGATCGAGGTCAACGAGAAGCTTAGCGACAAGCCGGAAACGATCAACGAAGACGCCTACGGTGCAGGCTGGCTGTTCGTGGTCAAGGCCAGCGATCGTGGCGAACTCGACAAATTGCTCAGCGCTGACGACTACGCGGAGCTGATCGAACACTAA
- the rplM gene encoding 50S ribosomal protein L13, with protein sequence MKTFSAKPESVKRDWYVVDATDKTLGRLSTEIARRLRGKHKPEFTPHVDTGDYIVVINAKKVAVTGAKLDDKMYHRFTGYVGNLKTISLKDMLATHPERIIEIAVKGMLPKNPLGRAMYRKLKVYGGAEHPHTAQQPQALEI encoded by the coding sequence ATGAAAACGTTCAGCGCCAAGCCGGAAAGCGTCAAGCGCGATTGGTACGTGGTTGATGCCACGGACAAAACGCTCGGTCGTCTCTCGACCGAAATCGCGCGTCGCCTTCGCGGCAAGCACAAGCCTGAGTTCACCCCTCACGTCGATACTGGTGACTACATCGTCGTGATCAACGCTAAGAAGGTGGCTGTCACCGGCGCCAAGTTGGACGACAAGATGTACCACCGGTTCACTGGTTACGTCGGCAACCTCAAGACCATCAGCCTGAAAGACATGCTGGCTACTCATCCTGAGCGCATCATCGAGATCGCCGTGAAGGGCATGCTGCCGAAGAACCCGCTGGGCCGTGCCATGTACCGCAAGCTCAAGGTCTACGGCGGCGCCGAACATCCGCATACCGCCCAGCAGCCGCAGGCGCTGGAAATTTAA
- a CDS encoding methyltransferase domain-containing protein, with product MFTFGQPQLTFFREWIKHPLQMASVLPSGRPLARMMVSAMPEKARCVIELGAGTGVITEALLHHGVSPAQLLVLEMNATMHGILRHRFPQAQVLCADARHVNELAQRTGVLAPEGADAILSSLGLLTMPPSLQHDIVAAAFAVLRPGGVFVQYTYGWQSPLDKRVREQLGLRCTRAGMVWRNLPPAHVYAYVRDSQ from the coding sequence ATGTTTACTTTTGGGCAACCACAACTCACGTTTTTTCGGGAGTGGATCAAGCATCCATTGCAGATGGCGTCGGTGTTGCCTTCGGGCAGGCCGCTGGCGCGCATGATGGTGTCTGCCATGCCTGAAAAGGCGCGCTGTGTGATCGAGCTTGGGGCTGGCACTGGCGTGATCACCGAGGCATTGCTGCATCACGGTGTGTCTCCGGCCCAACTGCTGGTGCTGGAAATGAATGCCACCATGCATGGAATCCTGCGGCATCGCTTTCCACAAGCCCAGGTGCTATGCGCCGATGCGCGTCATGTGAACGAGCTGGCGCAACGCACCGGTGTATTAGCACCGGAAGGTGCGGACGCCATCCTCAGTAGCTTGGGCTTGTTGACCATGCCACCCTCGTTGCAGCACGACATTGTTGCCGCGGCCTTTGCCGTGTTGCGTCCGGGCGGTGTGTTTGTGCAATACACCTACGGTTGGCAGAGTCCGCTGGACAAACGGGTGCGCGAGCAACTTGGCCTGCGTTGCACCCGTGCGGGTATGGTGTGGCGCAATCTGCCGCCGGCGCATGTATATGCCTATGTTCGCGATAGTCAATGA
- a CDS encoding transposase has product MTDEAKRQRRQADAAPVMRRLFEWVDENIQAQAFLPSNPFLKALGYIQEHKDGLMVYLALWSG; this is encoded by the coding sequence TTGACGGATGAGGCCAAGCGTCAACGACGCCAAGCCGACGCGGCGCCGGTGATGCGCCGGCTTTTCGAGTGGGTGGATGAAAACATCCAGGCACAAGCCTTTTTGCCTAGCAACCCGTTTCTCAAGGCACTTGGCTACATCCAGGAGCACAAGGACGGTTTGATGGTGTATCTGGCCTTGTGGAGCGGGTGA
- a CDS encoding transposase domain-containing protein, translating to MGRKNWTFCRTELGAQQITIVQSLLATCRLHDVNPYDYLVDVLQRVGDHSQARVHELTPRVWKTLFADKPMRSDLHHAHGASRTPSSER from the coding sequence ATGGGGCGCAAAAACTGGACCTTCTGTCGGACTGAGCTGGGCGCCCAGCAGATCACCATCGTGCAAAGCTTGCTGGCGACCTGTCGCTTGCACGACGTTAATCCCTACGACTATCTGGTCGATGTCCTGCAGCGCGTCGGTGACCATTCGCAGGCGCGCGTCCATGAACTGACTCCACGCGTGTGGAAGACGCTGTTTGCCGATAAGCCGATGCGCTCTGATCTACATCATGCACATGGGGCATCAAGGACGCCGTCTAGCGAACGCTGA
- a CDS encoding lytic polysaccharide monooxygenase — MKEITHRRSRLRTPWRCLALFWLLVLTASTLVIPMRQAVAHGAVGFPISRQYQCRLEGNYWGDPGQVPSADCRQAYIEGGGPGSGHYPFQQWNELSANPVGWGNDQAELEKAVPDGLLCAAGDLRKAGLDKTSATLWRKTKVTPKNGKIDVVWENTQDHNPAKMRIYLSKPSYDPSKPLHWADLQKIYDESAPAPIPANGAGHLPGDIRSFYVLHVPIPAGRTGDAVLYSYWQREDAGNEGFFNCSDVSIQPDEDTPSFPWFEERPYLPHGFAPKVSDQVRFRVMGGSPRGPEVVDVHHPITPANLDPSVWAKELADILNTRYRQHVQIGVRVGDTIHYDPSQIEANGVWLKTNYSSAMSIVNGTPPEPGEPVAHIAGPDTVQEGSSVTYSGESSQGEGLTYSWALPYFEPHSGTSPTVTTMALAPPKSGWVTLSLTVTDQHHHKAVANESVVIVPKGLEPVYPTWRRQDVGSYTAGTKVKGLDGGAWECKVQAWCQQSVPDNWTDAAWPYAAGSRAAAEHGNLAWTSVAAK, encoded by the coding sequence ATGAAGGAAATCACACACCGTCGCTCCAGGCTACGCACGCCATGGAGATGTCTGGCGCTATTCTGGCTGCTAGTCCTGACGGCAAGCACACTCGTCATTCCCATGAGGCAAGCCGTGGCTCACGGTGCAGTGGGATTCCCGATATCAAGACAATATCAGTGCCGGCTTGAAGGAAATTATTGGGGTGATCCCGGGCAGGTTCCGAGTGCCGATTGCAGACAGGCATATATCGAGGGTGGCGGTCCTGGTTCAGGCCATTATCCCTTCCAGCAATGGAACGAACTTTCTGCCAATCCCGTCGGCTGGGGCAACGATCAGGCCGAACTCGAAAAAGCGGTTCCAGACGGGCTGCTGTGTGCCGCAGGCGATCTAAGGAAGGCCGGTTTGGACAAAACTTCGGCCACACTGTGGCGAAAGACGAAAGTGACGCCGAAGAACGGCAAGATCGACGTGGTCTGGGAAAACACCCAGGATCACAATCCAGCCAAAATGCGCATTTATTTGAGCAAACCTTCTTACGACCCGAGCAAGCCGCTGCACTGGGCGGATCTCCAGAAAATCTACGACGAATCCGCGCCTGCACCGATTCCGGCCAATGGCGCAGGGCATTTGCCGGGCGACATCCGAAGCTTCTATGTATTACACGTACCGATACCGGCCGGACGAACCGGCGATGCGGTGCTCTACAGCTACTGGCAACGCGAGGATGCCGGTAACGAAGGGTTCTTCAATTGCAGCGACGTAAGCATCCAGCCCGATGAAGACACGCCGAGCTTTCCCTGGTTCGAGGAAAGACCCTACCTGCCACACGGTTTCGCACCAAAGGTCAGCGATCAGGTCCGCTTCCGCGTCATGGGCGGCAGCCCAAGAGGACCAGAAGTGGTCGATGTCCATCACCCGATCACGCCCGCGAATCTCGATCCATCCGTCTGGGCCAAAGAACTTGCCGACATCCTGAATACGCGCTATAGGCAACACGTACAGATCGGAGTGCGCGTCGGCGACACCATTCACTACGACCCCAGCCAGATCGAGGCAAACGGGGTGTGGCTGAAAACCAACTACAGTAGTGCGATGAGTATCGTGAATGGCACGCCGCCCGAGCCGGGCGAGCCGGTGGCGCATATCGCCGGACCTGACACTGTGCAGGAGGGCAGCTCTGTGACTTATTCTGGCGAGTCATCCCAGGGAGAGGGGCTTACCTATAGTTGGGCGTTGCCCTATTTCGAGCCGCACAGCGGGACCAGCCCTACCGTCACCACGATGGCGCTCGCTCCTCCGAAATCCGGCTGGGTAACCCTTTCGCTGACCGTTACCGATCAACACCACCACAAAGCTGTTGCCAACGAATCTGTTGTCATCGTACCCAAGGGATTGGAACCTGTTTACCCCACATGGCGCCGGCAGGACGTAGGGAGTTACACCGCCGGCACCAAGGTAAAAGGATTGGATGGCGGAGCCTGGGAGTGCAAGGTACAAGCCTGGTGTCAGCAGAGTGTCCCTGACAATTGGACCGACGCCGCGTGGCCTTATGCGGCAGGAAGCAGGGCGGCAGCGGAGCACGGCAACCTGGCATGGACCTCTGTCGCCGCAAAGTGA
- a CDS encoding DHA2 family efflux MFS transporter permease subunit: MDFTIVNTVIPAIQADLHASVEQSQWIISIFLMALCASMVVAGRLADLHGRRLLLYLGMAIFGLSSLGAGLAGSIEWLIPFRFIQGVSCAALYTASAAIVSNAFPEGERGRAIGILFGVNGIGLAIGPVVGGMLVSGFGWRSVFLVNIPLILLSFAICLRGVHESRSSDESEKVDWLGLVLLVISVSGLMLGITQGIKWGWTSSQTLSVFGVAVILLVIFVRVERVKPSPLIHVDLFFNRGFIVASIATFSLAFFYCAAFFLMPMYLKMIGHLDGFMIGTLLLPTTAVMALASPVVGRITDHIGPRPLLMAGFLLLALSAALQARFENSLSFAYIITAFAAMGLGWACILGPSTVAALASVPERLGGVAMGASWTLHNLGGAVGLSIATIIYQVFARNWLVHAVHARVPLSPDTAGAIVADPLSAAARLSTSGMSPEAVEQVVGQFFVHGYQASMWMLLAICLLASGTIGLCIRARSRT; encoded by the coding sequence ATCGACTTCACTATCGTCAATACGGTTATCCCGGCGATCCAGGCTGACTTGCATGCGAGTGTCGAGCAAAGTCAGTGGATCATTTCCATTTTCCTGATGGCGCTATGTGCCAGCATGGTGGTCGCCGGACGGCTGGCCGACCTTCACGGTCGGCGCTTGCTGTTGTATCTCGGCATGGCCATATTCGGCCTGTCCTCGCTGGGTGCCGGTCTTGCGGGCAGTATCGAATGGCTGATTCCCTTTCGATTTATCCAGGGTGTGTCCTGTGCTGCGCTCTACACGGCATCCGCTGCGATCGTTTCCAACGCGTTTCCCGAGGGTGAGCGCGGTCGCGCCATCGGCATCCTCTTTGGTGTGAACGGCATTGGCCTGGCCATCGGGCCTGTCGTGGGCGGCATGCTGGTGAGCGGATTCGGTTGGCGCTCCGTCTTTCTGGTGAACATTCCACTCATCCTGCTGAGCTTCGCCATCTGTCTGCGTGGCGTGCACGAGTCTCGTAGTTCCGATGAGAGCGAAAAAGTCGATTGGCTTGGCCTGGTGCTGTTGGTTATTTCAGTGTCAGGCCTGATGCTCGGCATCACTCAAGGGATTAAGTGGGGATGGACATCGTCACAGACACTATCGGTGTTCGGTGTCGCGGTGATACTGCTGGTCATATTCGTGCGCGTGGAACGGGTCAAGCCTTCGCCCCTGATACACGTTGACTTGTTTTTCAACCGGGGGTTTATCGTCGCGAGCATTGCTACCTTTTCCCTTGCCTTTTTTTACTGCGCCGCGTTCTTCCTGATGCCTATGTACCTGAAGATGATCGGTCATCTTGACGGGTTCATGATCGGCACTCTGCTGCTGCCAACCACCGCCGTGATGGCATTGGCCTCGCCAGTGGTGGGGCGTATCACCGATCACATCGGTCCACGGCCATTGCTCATGGCAGGCTTCCTGCTGCTTGCGTTGTCGGCTGCCCTGCAGGCTCGTTTCGAGAACAGCCTCTCTTTCGCTTATATCATCACCGCGTTTGCTGCCATGGGGTTGGGTTGGGCGTGCATTCTGGGGCCGTCGACGGTCGCAGCCTTGGCATCCGTTCCCGAACGTCTGGGCGGCGTTGCGATGGGTGCTTCATGGACGCTGCACAATCTTGGCGGTGCCGTTGGCCTTTCAATTGCCACGATTATTTATCAGGTTTTCGCCCGCAACTGGCTTGTACACGCCGTCCATGCTCGCGTGCCGTTGAGTCCCGACACGGCAGGGGCGATCGTCGCGGACCCGTTGTCGGCTGCGGCACGCCTGTCCACGTCCGGTATGTCGCCGGAGGCGGTGGAGCAGGTCGTCGGGCAGTTCTTTGTTCACGGCTATCAGGCGTCCATGTGGATGTTGCTCGCGATTTGCCTGCTCGCTTCCGGCACCATTGGTCTCTGTATCCGCGCGCGATCGCGAACTTGA
- the gcvT gene encoding glycine cleavage system aminomethyltransferase GcvT, with protein MNQKTVLNATHRELGARMVDFGGWDMPISYGSQIEEHHAVRRDAGMFDVSHMTVVDLHGTRVRDFLRRLLANSVDKLKVQGKALYTCMLNEQGGVIDDLIVYFLGDEFFRLVVNAATRAKDLAWIEQQAKAFHVAVQERPDFAMIAVQGPNARAKVIGLLHEVDRARIEKLGRFAGAAAQGPHGVPLFIARTGYTGEDGFEILVPDDQAVTLWKELAAVGVAPCGLGARDTLRLEAGMNLYGQDMDENVTPWEAGLAWTVVLDEGRDFIGRKALEAQKAAGVPSMLIGLVMNDKGVLRHGQKVLTDHGNGEILSGSFAPTLNKSVAFARIPTGATGNLRVDIRGREVSVRQVKFPFVRDGKPCEGI; from the coding sequence ATGAATCAGAAGACCGTACTCAACGCCACGCATCGCGAGCTAGGTGCTCGCATGGTCGATTTCGGTGGCTGGGACATGCCGATCAGCTACGGCTCGCAGATCGAAGAACATCATGCTGTACGCCGCGATGCCGGCATGTTCGACGTTTCGCACATGACCGTGGTTGATCTGCATGGTACACGCGTGCGTGACTTCCTGCGCCGCCTGCTGGCTAACAGCGTCGACAAGCTGAAGGTGCAAGGTAAAGCACTGTACACCTGCATGCTCAACGAGCAGGGTGGCGTGATCGACGATCTGATCGTTTATTTTCTCGGCGACGAATTCTTCCGCCTGGTGGTGAATGCCGCCACCCGCGCCAAGGACCTGGCGTGGATCGAACAGCAGGCCAAGGCCTTCCATGTTGCCGTGCAGGAGCGTCCCGACTTCGCGATGATCGCCGTGCAAGGGCCGAATGCACGCGCCAAGGTGATCGGCCTGCTGCATGAAGTGGATCGTGCCCGTATTGAAAAGCTGGGTCGTTTCGCCGGAGCGGCAGCGCAGGGGCCGCACGGCGTGCCGTTGTTCATTGCCCGCACCGGTTACACCGGTGAGGACGGTTTCGAGATCCTGGTACCGGATGATCAAGCGGTCACTTTGTGGAAAGAACTGGCTGCTGTCGGCGTCGCACCATGCGGACTGGGCGCACGTGACACTCTGCGTCTGGAAGCCGGCATGAACCTCTACGGTCAAGACATGGATGAAAATGTCACGCCGTGGGAAGCCGGCCTGGCCTGGACTGTCGTGCTGGATGAAGGCCGCGATTTTATCGGCCGCAAGGCGCTCGAAGCACAGAAGGCAGCAGGTGTGCCGAGCATGCTGATCGGCCTGGTGATGAATGACAAAGGCGTGCTTCGCCATGGACAAAAAGTGCTGACCGACCACGGTAACGGTGAAATTCTTTCAGGTAGCTTTGCACCGACCTTGAACAAGTCGGTAGCGTTCGCGCGCATTCCCACCGGTGCCACGGGCAACTTGCGCGTGGATATCCGCGGTCGCGAAGTGTCTGTGCGCCAGGTCAAGTTTCCGTTCGTGCGCGACGGCAAGCCCTGCGAAGGTATCTGA
- the coq7 gene encoding 2-polyprenyl-3-methyl-6-methoxy-1,4-benzoquinone monooxygenase: MSVRTLTPLDRLLAGFERALETVAGSPQARHASPSHSMAEVELDDAERRHVAGLMRINHTGEVCAQALYDGQAVLARKEENRAHLQHAAAEETDHLAWCAQRLHELDSRPSRFNPLWYAGSYAMGALAALAGDKVSLGFVVETEKQVEAHLADHMNKLPAQDERSRAVLMQMQADEVQHAQNARDRGGVALPFPIPQLMHVSSMVMKTVAYRI, from the coding sequence ATGAGTGTACGCACCCTGACACCGCTGGATCGCCTGCTTGCCGGCTTCGAACGCGCCCTCGAAACAGTGGCCGGATCACCCCAAGCTCGCCATGCCTCGCCATCACACAGCATGGCGGAGGTCGAGTTAGATGATGCCGAACGCCGCCATGTGGCGGGGTTGATGCGTATCAATCACACCGGCGAGGTGTGCGCGCAAGCGCTTTATGACGGGCAGGCCGTGCTGGCGCGCAAGGAGGAAAACCGGGCTCATTTGCAGCACGCAGCAGCGGAGGAAACCGACCACTTGGCATGGTGCGCCCAGCGCCTGCATGAGCTGGACAGCCGCCCTAGCCGGTTCAACCCATTGTGGTACGCCGGCAGCTACGCCATGGGCGCTCTCGCGGCGCTGGCAGGTGACAAGGTGAGCCTTGGCTTCGTGGTCGAAACAGAAAAGCAGGTGGAAGCACATCTTGCCGATCACATGAACAAGCTGCCTGCACAAGACGAACGCTCGCGCGCCGTGTTGATGCAAATGCAGGCGGATGAAGTGCAGCATGCCCAGAATGCACGGGATCGGGGCGGCGTAGCGCTGCCATTTCCGATTCCGCAGTTGATGCATGTCAGCTCAATGGTGATGAAGACAGTCGCTTATCGGATTTGA